A genomic window from Streptomyces sp. MST-110588 includes:
- the pepN gene encoding aminopeptidase N: MPGENLSREEARERARLLSVEGYDVALDLRSAVAQGEAARTFRSRTTIRFRCAEPGAATFADLVAPAVTAVSLNGRDLDPAEVFDGTRIALEGLEGPDAENVLTVDAQCAYSRTGEGMHRFVDPEDGEVYLYTQYEPADARRVFANFEQPDLKAPFTFSVTAPEGWVVLSNSKRAAKTAETTGTEGTAETTETTETAGTEGTAEPEETEAGTHRFAPTRPIPTYITAVVAGPYHMVTDTYRRTLPDGTTLEIPLGALCRKGLAKHFDPDDIFTVTKQGLDFFHDHFDYPYPFGKYDQAFVPEYNIGAMENPGCVTFREEFVFRGKVTSASYERRANVILHEMAHMWFGDLVTMRWWDDLWLKESFADFMGALSLVEATRFTNGWITFANGRKAWAYRADQLPSTHPITADIRDLEDAKLNFDGITYAKGASVLKQLVAYVGREAFLEGARRYFKRHAYGNTELSDLLSVLEETSGRDLSAWSRAWLETAGVNSLTPQVTYDAQDRITELSLLQEAAPARPELRPHRVAVGLYRRQDADGALVRYARAEVDVSGVRTVVDELAGAERPELVLVNDDDLTYCKIRFDASSLETLRARLGDVADPLARALCWSAVWGLTRDGLMPARDYLGLVLRFAGRESDVGVLQSLHAQARTALTHYTEPGWRELGARELAQGALHELRLAEPGSGHQLSWARFFASVASTAADFQLLQGLLEGTARIDGLEVDQELRWTFLEPLAAHDVVDEAALDAELARDDTASGKRHHVRCLAARPSPVVKARAWQDVVESDALSNALVEATISGLNQSGQRELLAPYAPRYFEAVERVWRERSIEIGMAVVKGLFPMLQGDRATLEAADTWLREHPQAAPALRRLVSEERDDLARALRAQACDAAAGEKP; this comes from the coding sequence GTGCCCGGTGAGAATCTGTCCCGAGAAGAGGCGCGCGAACGGGCCCGGCTGCTGAGCGTCGAGGGGTACGACGTGGCGCTGGACCTGCGGTCCGCCGTCGCGCAGGGCGAGGCGGCCCGTACCTTCCGCTCGCGCACCACCATCCGCTTCCGCTGTGCCGAGCCGGGGGCCGCCACCTTCGCGGACCTCGTCGCGCCCGCGGTCACCGCCGTCTCCCTCAACGGCCGCGACCTGGATCCCGCCGAGGTCTTCGACGGGACGCGGATCGCGCTGGAGGGACTGGAGGGCCCGGACGCCGAGAACGTCCTGACCGTCGACGCGCAGTGCGCCTACAGCCGTACGGGTGAGGGAATGCACCGCTTCGTCGACCCCGAGGACGGCGAGGTCTACCTCTACACGCAGTACGAACCGGCCGACGCCCGCCGGGTGTTCGCCAACTTCGAGCAGCCCGACCTCAAGGCCCCCTTCACCTTCTCGGTGACCGCCCCCGAAGGCTGGGTCGTACTCAGCAACAGCAAGCGTGCGGCAAAAACCGCGGAAACCACGGGAACCGAAGGAACCGCGGAAACCACGGAAACCACGGAAACCGCGGGCACCGAAGGAACCGCGGAACCCGAAGAAACCGAAGCCGGAACCCACCGCTTCGCCCCGACCCGCCCCATCCCCACCTACATCACCGCGGTCGTGGCCGGCCCGTACCACATGGTCACCGACACCTACCGCCGGACCCTGCCGGACGGCACCACGCTGGAGATCCCGCTCGGCGCGCTGTGCCGCAAGGGGCTGGCCAAGCACTTCGACCCGGATGACATCTTCACCGTCACCAAGCAGGGGCTGGACTTCTTCCACGACCACTTCGACTACCCGTACCCCTTCGGGAAGTACGACCAGGCGTTCGTGCCGGAGTACAACATCGGGGCGATGGAGAACCCGGGGTGTGTGACGTTCCGGGAGGAGTTCGTCTTCCGCGGCAAGGTGACCAGCGCGTCCTACGAGCGCCGGGCCAACGTCATCCTGCACGAAATGGCGCACATGTGGTTCGGTGACCTGGTCACCATGCGCTGGTGGGACGACCTGTGGCTCAAGGAGTCCTTCGCGGACTTCATGGGCGCGCTGTCGCTGGTGGAGGCGACCCGTTTCACCAATGGGTGGATCACCTTCGCCAACGGGCGCAAGGCGTGGGCGTACCGTGCCGACCAGCTTCCCTCGACCCACCCGATCACGGCCGACATCCGTGACCTGGAGGACGCCAAGCTCAACTTCGACGGCATCACCTACGCCAAGGGTGCCTCGGTGCTCAAGCAGTTGGTGGCGTACGTGGGGCGGGAGGCGTTCCTGGAGGGGGCGCGGCGTTACTTCAAGCGGCACGCGTACGGGAACACCGAGCTGTCCGACCTGCTGTCGGTACTGGAGGAGACCTCGGGCCGGGACCTGTCCGCCTGGTCGCGCGCCTGGCTGGAGACGGCTGGCGTCAACTCCCTGACACCGCAGGTCACCTATGACGCGCAGGACCGGATCACGGAGCTGAGCCTGCTCCAGGAGGCGGCGCCGGCCCGTCCCGAGCTGCGCCCGCACCGGGTGGCGGTGGGGCTGTACCGGCGGCAGGACGCGGACGGCGCGCTGGTGCGGTACGCGCGCGCCGAGGTGGACGTCTCCGGGGTCCGTACGGTCGTGGACGAGCTGGCCGGGGCGGAGCGGCCCGAGCTGGTGCTGGTCAACGACGACGACCTGACGTACTGCAAGATCCGGTTCGACGCGAGCTCGCTGGAGACGCTGCGTGCCCGGCTCGGTGACGTCGCCGACCCGCTGGCCCGCGCGCTGTGCTGGTCCGCGGTGTGGGGCCTGACCCGCGACGGCCTGATGCCCGCCCGGGACTACCTGGGCCTGGTGCTGCGATTCGCCGGGCGGGAGTCGGACGTCGGGGTGCTCCAGTCGCTGCACGCCCAGGCCCGTACGGCGCTGACGCATTACACGGAGCCCGGGTGGCGCGAGCTGGGGGCGCGCGAGCTGGCGCAGGGCGCGCTGCACGAGCTGCGGCTGGCCGAGCCGGGCAGCGGCCACCAGTTGTCGTGGGCGCGTTTCTTCGCCTCGGTGGCCTCGACGGCCGCCGACTTCCAGCTCCTTCAGGGGCTGCTGGAGGGTACGGCGCGGATCGACGGCCTGGAGGTGGACCAGGAGCTGCGCTGGACGTTCCTGGAGCCGCTGGCCGCCCATGACGTCGTCGACGAGGCGGCCCTGGACGCGGAGCTGGCGCGCGATGACACCGCCTCCGGCAAGCGGCACCACGTGCGCTGTCTGGCGGCCCGTCCCTCGCCGGTGGTCAAGGCCCGTGCCTGGCAGGACGTCGTGGAGTCCGACGCGCTGTCCAACGCCCTGGTGGAGGCGACGATCTCGGGCCTGAACCAGTCGGGGCAGCGGGAGCTGCTGGCCCCGTACGCGCCGCGGTACTTCGAGGCGGTGGAGCGGGTGTGGCGGGAGCGGTCGATCGAGATCGGGATGGCCGTGGTCAAGGGGCTGTTCCCGATGCTCCAGGGCGACCGGGCGACGCTGGAGGCGGCCGACACCTGGCTGCGGGAGCATCCGCAGGCGGCGCCGGCGCTGCGGCGGCTGGTCTCCGAGGAGCGGGACGACCTGGCGCGGGCGCTGCGTGCACAGGCTTGTGACGCGGCGGCCGGGGAGAAGCCGTAA
- a CDS encoding superoxide dismutase translates to MAIYTLPELPYDYAALEPVISPEIIELHHDKHHAAYVKGANDTLEQLEEARDKDQWGAINGLEKNLAFHLSGHILHSIYWHNMTGDGGGEPLEKDGVGELADAIAESFGSFAKFKAQLTKAAATTQGSGWGVLAYEPVTGRLIVEQIYDHQGNVGQGSVPILVFDAWEHAFYLQYKNQKVDFIEAMWRVVNWQDVSKRYASAKSRANNLLLAP, encoded by the coding sequence ATGGCCATCTACACACTTCCTGAACTTCCGTACGACTACGCGGCGCTGGAACCGGTCATCAGCCCCGAGATCATCGAGCTGCACCACGACAAGCACCACGCGGCGTACGTCAAGGGCGCGAACGACACCCTCGAACAGCTCGAAGAGGCACGCGACAAGGACCAGTGGGGGGCCATCAACGGCCTGGAGAAGAACCTCGCGTTCCACCTCTCCGGCCACATCCTCCACAGCATCTACTGGCACAACATGACCGGCGACGGCGGCGGCGAACCGCTGGAGAAGGACGGCGTGGGCGAACTGGCCGACGCGATCGCCGAGAGCTTCGGCTCCTTCGCGAAGTTCAAGGCCCAGCTCACGAAGGCCGCCGCCACGACCCAGGGCTCCGGCTGGGGCGTCCTGGCCTACGAGCCGGTCACCGGCCGCCTCATCGTCGAACAGATCTACGACCACCAGGGCAACGTCGGCCAGGGCTCGGTCCCGATCCTGGTCTTCGACGCCTGGGAGCACGCGTTCTACCTCCAGTACAAGAACCAGAAGGTCGACTTCATCGAGGCCATGTGGCGCGTCGTCAACTGGCAGGACGTCTCCAAGCGGTACGCGTCCGCGAAGTCCCGCGCGAACAACCTCCTGCTGGCGCCGTAG
- a CDS encoding serine hydrolase domain-containing protein: MTLRTLRTGLAGATAIVVFGGAVLAAPPAVATEKADAAEKALATGTAHAAGKAVIPGKAHATGIAPTAGKALAAGRALAAGKDHAKTGAAMAAAVRAGVPGVLAGTLDSHGIWRATAGVGDLRTHKPRGTGDSFRIGSVTKSFTSTVLLQLEAEGRLSLEDTVDHWLPGQVRGHGHDGRKITLRQLLNQTSGIADFVQSAEFTRKYIGAGFLKHRYDSWTPRQVLRLAMGQRPVFAPGTSWGYSNTNYILAGMVIKKVTGHSYTTEVQRRILRPLGLTSTKLPGDSPRMTGRHGHAYSKLLLKDPAAKVYDTTELNPSWGSSAGEMISTTRDLNRFYRAVLGGRLLPRPQLKEMLTTVPTSKETPRLRYGLGLQHRTLSCGTQVYGHGGGIHGSETMAAVTRDGRHAASFNLNSDWVGDLEALLEAEFCGK; this comes from the coding sequence ATGACGTTGCGTACGTTACGGACCGGACTGGCGGGTGCGACCGCGATCGTGGTGTTCGGCGGCGCCGTCCTCGCCGCACCCCCGGCAGTCGCCACCGAAAAGGCCGATGCCGCCGAAAAGGCACTCGCCACCGGCACAGCACACGCCGCCGGAAAGGCGGTTATCCCCGGAAAGGCACACGCCACCGGAATTGCGCCCACCGCCGGAAAGGCGCTCGCCGCCGGAAGGGCACTCGCCGCGGGGAAGGACCACGCGAAGACCGGGGCCGCGATGGCCGCCGCCGTACGGGCCGGCGTCCCCGGCGTACTGGCGGGCACGCTGGACAGCCACGGCATCTGGAGGGCCACCGCGGGCGTCGGTGACTTGAGGACCCACAAGCCGCGCGGCACGGGTGACTCGTTCCGCATCGGCAGCGTCACCAAGTCCTTCACCTCCACCGTCCTGCTGCAACTGGAGGCGGAGGGCAGACTGAGTCTGGAGGACACCGTCGACCACTGGCTGCCCGGCCAGGTGCGCGGCCACGGCCACGACGGCCGCAAGATCACACTGCGCCAACTGCTCAACCAGACCAGCGGGATAGCCGACTTCGTGCAGTCCGCGGAGTTCACCAGGAAGTACATCGGCGCCGGCTTCCTCAAGCACCGGTACGACTCCTGGACCCCGCGGCAGGTCCTGCGGCTGGCGATGGGGCAGCGGCCGGTCTTCGCGCCCGGCACGTCCTGGGGCTACTCCAACACCAACTACATCCTGGCCGGCATGGTCATCAAGAAGGTCACCGGTCACTCCTACACCACCGAGGTCCAGCGGCGCATCCTCAGGCCCCTGGGGCTGACCTCCACCAAGCTCCCCGGGGACTCCCCCCGCATGACCGGCCGGCACGGGCACGCGTACTCCAAGCTCCTCCTGAAGGACCCGGCCGCGAAGGTCTACGACACCACCGAACTCAACCCCTCGTGGGGCTCGTCGGCCGGTGAGATGATCTCCACTACGAGGGACCTGAACCGCTTCTACCGGGCGGTCCTCGGCGGGAGGCTGCTGCCGCGACCGCAGCTCAAGGAGATGCTGACCACCGTCCCCACCAGCAAGGAAACGCCCCGTCTGCGCTACGGCCTGGGCCTCCAGCACCGTACGCTCTCCTGCGGCACCCAGGTCTACGGACACGGCGGCGGCATCCACGGCTCCGAGACCATGGCCGCCGTCACCCGCGACGGCCGGCACGCCGCTTCCTTCAACCTCAACAGCGACTGGGTGGGTGACCTCGAAGCCCTCCTGGAAGCGGAATTCTGCGGCAAGTGA
- a CDS encoding biotin transporter BioY, producing the protein MSNAAATTSPGAVLADLLPAASATRARVRDAALVAGGAALTGIAAQIAVPVPGSPVPVTGQTFAALLVGASLGAGRGFLSLALYALAGMAGLPWFAGGASGAGGATFGYVLGMLLAATAVGALARRGGDRGALRTAGTMAVGTVIIYAIGVPCLALSTGMSFGQAVAAGLVPFLIGDVLKAALAMGALPTAWKLAGRRG; encoded by the coding sequence ATGAGCAACGCCGCCGCAACCACCAGCCCCGGTGCGGTCCTCGCCGACCTGCTGCCCGCCGCCTCGGCCACCCGCGCCCGCGTCCGCGACGCCGCGCTGGTCGCCGGTGGCGCCGCGCTCACCGGCATCGCCGCCCAGATAGCCGTCCCCGTCCCCGGCTCCCCGGTCCCGGTCACCGGCCAGACCTTCGCCGCCCTGCTGGTCGGCGCTTCGCTCGGGGCCGGCCGCGGCTTCCTCTCCCTCGCGCTGTACGCCCTGGCCGGCATGGCGGGCCTGCCCTGGTTCGCCGGCGGCGCGTCCGGTGCCGGCGGCGCCACCTTCGGCTACGTCCTGGGCATGCTGCTCGCCGCGACCGCGGTGGGCGCGCTGGCCCGGCGCGGCGGTGACCGCGGCGCGCTGCGCACGGCCGGCACGATGGCCGTGGGCACCGTGATCATCTACGCGATCGGCGTGCCCTGCCTCGCCCTGAGCACGGGCATGTCCTTCGGCCAGGCGGTCGCGGCCGGGCTCGTCCCCTTCCTGATCGGTGACGTCCTCAAGGCCGCGCTGGCGATGGGCGCGCTGCCCACCGCCTGGAAGCTGGCCGGCCGCCGCGGCTGA
- a CDS encoding amino acid permease: MNRTPSSAAPEREQTDAVPGAGHGGGPSLSNGLKQRHLSMIALGGVIGAGLFVSSGKGIAAAGPSIVAAYALSGALVMLVMRMLGEMAAANPASGSFSVHAERSIGPWAGFTAGWMFTALLCVAVAAEALGAADIAASWFPGTQPWMWVLLFMAVFCGTNLAAVSNFGEFEFWFAALKIAAIGIFLVLGALAILGVLPGTSAPGTSNLTSEGGLLPKGFDGLMVGLLASVFAYGGLETVTIAAAESKDPVRSVARAVRTAMWRIALFYVGSMAVIVTVIPWNDPAVAKDGPYIAVLNHLNIPAAGQIMKVVILIALLSAMNANIYGSSRMAYSLTARGQGPAFLAKVGGGVPRRAVILCSAFGFLAVLFSYWWPTTVFQWLLNMVGAAVLVVWGFIAVAQLRMRRRLEREAPEKLVVKMWAFPFLTWVALAGVAAVLLLMLRDGDQRVQLLFTGGFAVVLAAIGLWRQKSRRG; the protein is encoded by the coding sequence ATGAACCGGACACCTTCGTCCGCCGCGCCCGAGCGCGAGCAGACCGACGCGGTCCCGGGCGCCGGCCACGGCGGCGGGCCCTCACTGTCCAACGGCCTCAAGCAGCGCCATCTCTCCATGATCGCCCTGGGCGGAGTGATCGGTGCGGGCCTGTTCGTCAGCTCCGGCAAGGGCATCGCGGCGGCCGGCCCCTCCATCGTGGCCGCCTACGCACTGTCCGGTGCCCTGGTCATGCTGGTGATGCGCATGCTGGGCGAGATGGCCGCGGCCAACCCCGCCTCCGGCTCCTTCTCCGTCCACGCCGAACGCTCCATCGGCCCCTGGGCCGGCTTCACGGCGGGCTGGATGTTCACCGCCCTGCTCTGCGTGGCGGTGGCCGCGGAGGCGCTCGGCGCCGCGGACATCGCGGCCAGTTGGTTCCCGGGCACCCAGCCCTGGATGTGGGTCCTGCTGTTCATGGCCGTCTTCTGCGGGACCAACCTCGCGGCGGTCAGCAACTTCGGCGAGTTCGAGTTCTGGTTCGCGGCCCTGAAGATCGCCGCGATCGGCATCTTCCTGGTCCTGGGCGCCCTGGCGATCCTCGGCGTCCTGCCCGGCACCTCCGCACCGGGCACCAGCAACCTCACCAGCGAGGGCGGTCTCCTCCCCAAGGGCTTCGACGGCCTGATGGTCGGTCTGCTGGCGTCCGTCTTCGCCTACGGCGGACTGGAGACCGTGACCATCGCCGCCGCCGAGTCCAAGGACCCGGTCCGCAGCGTGGCCCGCGCCGTACGGACCGCCATGTGGCGCATCGCCCTTTTCTACGTCGGCTCGATGGCGGTCATCGTCACCGTCATCCCCTGGAACGACCCCGCCGTCGCCAAGGACGGCCCCTACATCGCCGTCCTGAACCACCTGAACATCCCGGCAGCCGGCCAGATCATGAAGGTCGTCATCCTCATCGCCCTGCTGTCCGCGATGAACGCCAACATCTACGGCTCCTCCCGCATGGCCTACTCCCTCACCGCCCGCGGCCAGGGCCCGGCCTTCCTCGCCAAGGTCGGCGGCGGCGTACCGCGCCGCGCGGTGATCCTCTGCTCGGCCTTCGGCTTCCTCGCCGTCCTGTTCAGCTACTGGTGGCCCACCACCGTCTTCCAGTGGCTGCTCAACATGGTCGGCGCAGCCGTCCTGGTCGTCTGGGGCTTCATCGCCGTCGCCCAACTGCGGATGCGCCGCCGGCTCGAACGCGAGGCCCCCGAGAAGCTCGTGGTGAAGATGTGGGCGTTCCCCTTCCTGACCTGGGTGGCCCTGGCCGGCGTCGCCGCCGTACTCCTGCTGATGCTCCGCGACGGGGACCAGCGCGTACAGCTCCTGTTCACCGGCGGCTTCGCGGTGGTGCTCGCCGCCATCGGCCTGTGGCGCCAGAAGTCACGACGCGGCTGA
- a CDS encoding DsbA family protein has translation MPTTDKTPADFWFDPLCPWAWMTSRWMLEVERVRPVEVRWHVMSLAVLNEPRLAELPQDYRETMAGPAWGPARICIAAEQRHGAEVLGRLYTALGTRLHNQGLPWERATFVAALEEAGLPAELADAADSDAHDEALRVSHKAGIDLVGQDVGTPVIAVPGSDGSPIAFFGPVVTPAPKGEEAARLWDGTLMVASIPGFYEIKRTRTQGPIFD, from the coding sequence GTGCCCACCACCGACAAGACCCCGGCCGACTTCTGGTTCGACCCTCTGTGCCCCTGGGCCTGGATGACCTCCCGCTGGATGCTGGAGGTGGAACGCGTACGACCCGTCGAGGTGCGCTGGCACGTCATGAGCCTGGCCGTCCTGAACGAGCCGCGGCTCGCGGAGCTGCCGCAGGACTACCGCGAGACGATGGCCGGGCCGGCCTGGGGGCCGGCCCGCATCTGCATCGCCGCCGAGCAGCGGCACGGCGCGGAGGTTCTGGGGCGGCTGTATACGGCGCTGGGTACCCGTCTGCACAACCAGGGGCTGCCGTGGGAGCGGGCGACGTTCGTTGCGGCGCTGGAGGAGGCCGGCCTGCCCGCCGAGCTCGCCGACGCGGCGGACTCCGACGCGCATGACGAGGCGCTGCGCGTCTCGCACAAGGCGGGGATCGACCTGGTCGGCCAGGACGTCGGCACCCCGGTCATCGCCGTCCCCGGGTCCGACGGCTCGCCGATCGCCTTCTTCGGGCCGGTCGTCACCCCGGCCCCCAAGGGCGAGGAGGCCGCCCGGCTGTGGGACGGCACGCTGATGGTCGCCTCGATCCCCGGCTTCTACGAAATCAAGCGGACGCGGACGCAGGGGCCGATCTTCGACTGA
- a CDS encoding amino acid permease, whose product MHDAPTAAGRTSSEDGAGPGSGEREPLSAGLKQRHLTMLGLGGVIGAGLFVGSGAGISVAGPGIVVSYLIAGALAMMIMRMLGEMSSAMPASGAFSVHAERALGRWAGFSVGWLYWFMLVVVLAVEATGAARIAHGWLPSVPQWGWVLIFMVVFTAANLTAVKNFGEFEFWFATLKVAAIVLFLVLSLLAIFGVLPDTEPVGLSNLADQGGFLPNGWEGVVSGVLAVVFAFGGLEVVTIAAAESADPARNVARAVRNAVWRILFFYVGSMLVIVTLLPWWSMQPGKSPYVAVLERIGVSGAGQIMNVVVFVALLSALNANLYGSSRMVFSLAERGEAPRALLKVSRGGVPVKAVFASVAFGFVSVLLNLKWPDSVFLYMLNAVGAVLLFVWGLIAVSQLRLRRHIERTAPEKLTLRMWGFPWLTWVVLAAMVTVLVLMVTDEGSRPQLLWSAGTTGAVLLIAAVRELRARKRLPTD is encoded by the coding sequence ATGCATGACGCACCGACGGCCGCCGGGAGGACTTCCTCCGAGGACGGCGCCGGCCCCGGCTCCGGCGAGCGCGAACCTCTGTCCGCGGGGCTCAAGCAGCGCCATCTGACCATGCTGGGCCTGGGCGGGGTGATCGGCGCGGGCCTGTTCGTGGGCTCCGGCGCGGGTATCTCCGTGGCCGGGCCGGGCATCGTGGTGTCGTATCTGATCGCGGGCGCGCTGGCCATGATGATCATGCGGATGCTCGGCGAGATGTCCTCGGCGATGCCTGCCTCCGGTGCGTTCTCCGTGCACGCCGAGCGGGCGCTGGGCCGCTGGGCCGGCTTCAGCGTGGGCTGGCTGTACTGGTTCATGCTGGTGGTGGTGCTGGCGGTGGAGGCGACCGGTGCGGCGCGGATCGCCCATGGCTGGCTGCCGTCGGTCCCCCAGTGGGGCTGGGTGCTGATCTTCATGGTGGTCTTCACCGCCGCCAACCTGACGGCCGTGAAGAACTTCGGCGAGTTCGAGTTCTGGTTCGCGACGCTGAAGGTCGCCGCGATCGTCCTCTTCCTCGTCCTGAGTCTGCTGGCCATCTTCGGTGTCCTTCCCGATACCGAGCCGGTCGGGCTGTCCAACCTCGCCGACCAGGGGGGCTTCCTGCCCAACGGCTGGGAGGGTGTGGTCTCCGGTGTCCTGGCGGTGGTCTTCGCGTTCGGCGGACTGGAGGTCGTCACGATCGCCGCCGCCGAGTCCGCCGACCCGGCGCGCAACGTTGCACGAGCGGTACGCAACGCGGTGTGGCGCATCCTCTTCTTCTACGTCGGTTCGATGCTGGTCATCGTCACGCTGCTGCCGTGGTGGTCGATGCAGCCGGGCAAGAGTCCGTACGTGGCCGTGCTGGAGCGCATCGGCGTGTCCGGCGCGGGCCAGATCATGAACGTCGTGGTCTTCGTGGCCCTGCTCTCGGCACTGAACGCCAACCTCTACGGTTCCTCCCGGATGGTGTTCTCGCTGGCCGAGAGGGGCGAGGCGCCGCGTGCACTGCTGAAGGTGTCGCGCGGCGGAGTGCCGGTCAAAGCCGTATTCGCCTCGGTCGCCTTCGGTTTCGTATCGGTCCTGCTCAATCTGAAGTGGCCGGACTCGGTCTTCCTCTACATGCTCAACGCGGTCGGCGCGGTGCTGCTGTTCGTCTGGGGCCTGATCGCCGTCTCCCAGCTCCGGCTGCGCCGGCACATCGAACGTACGGCGCCGGAGAAGCTGACCCTGCGCATGTGGGGCTTCCCCTGGCTGACCTGGGTGGTGCTGGCCGCCATGGTCACCGTCCTGGTCCTGATGGTCACCGACGAGGGATCCCGTCCGCAGTTGCTGTGGTCGGCCGGCACCACCGGCGCGGTCCTGCTCATCGCGGCCGTACGCGAGCTGCGCGCCCGCAAGAGGCTCCCCACCGACTGA
- a CDS encoding serine/threonine-protein kinase, protein MLWGLRMVGNPGDEGQGRLAAGRYRLGELIGRGGMGRVWCARDELLDRWVAVKEIRIDEPAGEEMVIRRERSLREARATARIDHPNVVRVYDVAEEGDRLWIVMQLIRARSLEQILAQDGPPALAPVAGIGLGLARALRQVHAVGVLHRDIKPGNVLIDERGEVVLTDFGIAAMQDATALTMAGTLVGSPDYMAPERIEGRKQGPPSDLWSLGATLCAALAGQSPFTRATTLATLHAVLHEEPSIPSAAGPLAGILAELLRKAPSDRPDLARVEAALAPFAAGEAPGRAYSPTVADVAATPPLASAADPRKAMGESMAPEATAAAPATGTAHAAHAAPEEPAEPVEPEEPVELEASEGQAPAASGAEAPSEPRAAESEASPPEPEPEPEAGPESGPGLASGHGPEPARTAPVRDAVPPPARSRRRTTWVVAAAVAAVVASGAAVAGLIASQQSGRGGGPVVTVTGSSTGAGTGTGGASAGTGGPATGAPRRYEAGFTWVPPVGWNRTAESPSDITYSTTDGAVLISARQNASTGGDLLTIWQRYEAQQHDVPGYRKIALQRAVFHGHPAVTWEFAYTRDGDKPAHGRQLGFRAAGRTYQINLWYLDSSGTAALRAYERVKESFRTS, encoded by the coding sequence GTGCTGTGGGGGCTGCGCATGGTGGGAAATCCGGGCGATGAGGGTCAGGGGCGTCTGGCGGCCGGTCGTTACCGGCTGGGGGAATTGATCGGGCGCGGCGGAATGGGACGGGTCTGGTGCGCCCGCGACGAATTGCTGGACCGCTGGGTGGCCGTCAAGGAAATACGGATCGACGAGCCGGCCGGGGAGGAGATGGTGATCCGGCGCGAACGCAGCCTGCGCGAGGCACGCGCCACCGCCCGTATCGACCATCCCAACGTGGTACGGGTCTATGACGTGGCCGAGGAAGGCGACCGGCTGTGGATCGTCATGCAGTTGATACGGGCCCGCTCGCTGGAACAGATCCTGGCCCAGGACGGGCCGCCGGCCCTCGCCCCGGTCGCCGGGATCGGCCTCGGACTGGCCCGCGCGCTGCGCCAGGTGCACGCGGTGGGAGTGCTGCACCGTGACATCAAGCCCGGCAACGTACTGATCGACGAGCGGGGCGAGGTCGTACTGACCGACTTCGGCATCGCGGCGATGCAGGACGCCACGGCCCTGACGATGGCCGGCACGCTCGTCGGCTCACCCGACTACATGGCCCCCGAACGCATCGAGGGCAGGAAACAGGGACCGCCGTCCGACCTGTGGTCCCTCGGCGCGACCCTGTGCGCCGCACTCGCCGGACAGTCACCGTTCACCCGTGCCACGACCCTGGCCACCCTGCACGCCGTCCTGCACGAGGAACCGTCCATTCCGTCCGCCGCGGGCCCACTGGCCGGCATCCTCGCCGAGCTCCTGCGCAAGGCGCCGTCGGACCGGCCCGACCTCGCGCGCGTCGAGGCGGCCCTGGCGCCGTTCGCGGCCGGTGAGGCGCCGGGGAGGGCGTACTCGCCCACCGTGGCCGACGTGGCGGCCACGCCCCCGCTCGCGTCGGCGGCTGATCCCCGCAAAGCGATGGGGGAGTCCATGGCGCCGGAAGCGACCGCGGCGGCACCCGCCACGGGCACGGCGCACGCGGCGCACGCGGCGCCCGAGGAGCCTGCGGAGCCTGTGGAGCCCGAGGAGCCTGTGGAGCTTGAGGCGTCTGAAGGGCAGGCGCCCGCGGCATCCGGCGCCGAAGCGCCGTCCGAACCCCGGGCGGCCGAGTCGGAGGCGTCCCCGCCCGAACCCGAGCCCGAGCCCGAAGCCGGACCTGAATCCGGACCCGGGCTTGCATCCGGGCACGGGCCCGAACCGGCCCGCACCGCACCCGTACGGGACGCCGTCCCGCCGCCCGCGCGCAGCCGACGGCGTACCACATGGGTGGTGGCGGCAGCGGTGGCCGCCGTGGTGGCCTCGGGGGCGGCGGTGGCGGGGCTGATCGCCTCCCAGCAGTCGGGCCGTGGCGGCGGCCCGGTGGTGACCGTCACCGGTTCCTCCACAGGTGCGGGAACCGGTACGGGGGGTGCGAGCGCCGGCACCGGCGGCCCCGCGACCGGCGCACCACGCCGCTACGAGGCGGGTTTCACCTGGGTGCCGCCGGTCGGCTGGAACCGTACCGCCGAGAGCCCCTCGGACATCACCTACAGCACCACGGACGGCGCGGTCCTGATCTCCGCCCGTCAGAACGCCTCGACCGGCGGTGACCTGCTGACGATCTGGCAGCGCTACGAGGCGCAGCAGCACGACGTACCGGGCTACCGCAAGATCGCGTTACAGCGTGCGGTCTTCCATGGGCACCCGGCCGTGACCTGGGAGTTCGCCTACACGCGGGACGGCGACAAGCCGGCCCACGGGCGGCAGCTCGGCTTCCGGGCGGCGGGCCGGACGTACCAGATCAACCTCTGGTACCTGGATTCCTCCGGGACCGCCGCCCTGCGCGCCTATGAGCGGGTCAAGGAGTCCTTCCGTACATCCTGA